A window of the Balneola sp. genome harbors these coding sequences:
- a CDS encoding ATP-binding protein, which yields MKLLQTLTLKSTYEEVERIEQLLNTLQEDLGFNDEFYARLMLSVSEAATNGILHGNKLDESKTVEVSAYKDDGKLIFETKDQGDGFNPEDIPDPLAEENLLKTSGRGVFLMEEYADSVDYSEGGTKLKLVFNLPN from the coding sequence ATGAAATTATTACAGACACTTACTCTAAAATCTACATACGAAGAAGTTGAACGCATAGAACAACTGCTTAATACCCTTCAAGAAGACCTTGGCTTTAACGATGAGTTTTATGCTCGTCTGATGCTTAGCGTTTCTGAAGCGGCTACCAATGGCATTCTTCACGGAAATAAATTAGATGAATCTAAAACAGTTGAAGTCTCCGCTTATAAGGATGATGGAAAACTGATTTTCGAAACAAAGGATCAGGGTGATGGTTTCAACCCGGAAGATATTCCTGATCCCCTCGCTGAAGAAAACCTGCTTAAAACGAGTGGCCGTGGAGTTTTTCTAATGGAAGAATACGCCGATTCCGTCGATTATTCTGAAGGCGGAACAAAGCTGAAGTTGGTTTTTAATTTACCCAACTAG
- a CDS encoding amino acid dehydrogenase has translation MMERFRFAAEILELDAGVFKYLSSPEKVVIVSIPVTMDDGRIEVFEGYRVIHNSILGPSKGGIRYSDDVTIDEVKALAAWMTWKCACVNVPFGGAKGGVRVNPKELSQSELERLTRRYTSNMLDVFGPDRDIPAPDMNTNEQTMAWIMDTYSMKHNKTENAVVTGKPIILGGSKGRKEATGRGVVTCTLAALGKLRISPSNTSVVVQGFGNVGSVSAQLMYEQGAKVIAISDISGGYYNKEGIDIPEAIRYSQTHENSLEGFEGAESITNKNLLELECDVLIPAAKEDQINKENAPNINAKIISEGANGPVTANADKILEEKGIMVIPDILANAGGVTVSYFEWVQDRHGYFWTEERVNRRLNRMMRESFDNLFMVSEKYSITLRQAAYVYAIDRVATTLKLRGIYA, from the coding sequence ATGATGGAGCGTTTTCGGTTTGCAGCCGAAATACTGGAATTGGACGCCGGCGTTTTTAAATATTTATCCAGCCCCGAAAAAGTAGTCATCGTTTCTATTCCTGTTACTATGGATGATGGACGTATTGAAGTCTTTGAAGGATACCGCGTCATTCATAACAGCATTTTAGGACCTTCAAAAGGTGGCATCCGTTATTCTGATGATGTTACCATTGATGAAGTTAAAGCTCTTGCAGCCTGGATGACCTGGAAATGTGCGTGTGTAAACGTTCCTTTTGGCGGAGCTAAAGGTGGCGTACGGGTAAACCCAAAAGAACTTTCCCAGTCAGAACTTGAGCGACTAACCCGCCGATACACCTCAAATATGCTGGACGTTTTTGGTCCTGACCGTGATATCCCTGCCCCCGATATGAATACCAACGAGCAGACTATGGCATGGATCATGGACACCTACAGCATGAAGCATAACAAAACTGAGAATGCTGTAGTCACTGGAAAACCTATTATCCTGGGCGGTTCAAAAGGACGAAAAGAAGCAACCGGCCGTGGAGTTGTAACCTGTACTTTAGCCGCTCTTGGAAAACTTCGCATTTCACCAAGCAATACTTCCGTAGTTGTTCAGGGTTTTGGAAATGTAGGTTCCGTTTCAGCACAGCTTATGTATGAGCAAGGTGCTAAAGTGATTGCCATCAGTGATATAAGTGGTGGTTATTACAACAAAGAAGGAATTGATATTCCTGAAGCCATCCGCTACTCACAAACCCATGAAAATTCACTGGAAGGTTTTGAAGGCGCTGAATCCATCACAAATAAAAATTTACTCGAACTGGAGTGTGATGTGTTGATCCCTGCTGCAAAAGAAGATCAAATCAACAAAGAAAATGCACCCAATATAAATGCCAAAATTATATCTGAAGGTGCGAACGGTCCTGTAACTGCTAATGCCGATAAGATTCTGGAAGAAAAAGGAATCATGGTCATCCCCGATATTCTCGCAAATGCGGGAGGAGTCACCGTTTCTTACTTTGAGTGGGTGCAAGATCGCCATGGATATTTCTGGACAGAAGAGCGTGTAAATAGAAGATTGAATAGAATGATGAGAGAATCATTTGACAACTTGTTTATGGTGAGTGAAAAGTATAGTATTACGCTGCGCCAAGCGGCCTATGTTTACGCCATCGACAGAGTGGCAACAACGCTGAAACTGCGTGGTATTTATGCTTAG
- a CDS encoding HNH endonuclease — MNANVLVLNQDYQPLSICSVQRSMKLIFLEKAELLHDDPEKELRTTRKSFQFPSVIRLRSYIRVPYSKIVLSRRNIMRRDDFTCQYCGKKSDLTIDHIMPKSRGGKDTWENLTTACDKCNVHKGNRTPREANMPLKSKPYRPIPITFFRDSNGGVQEPWKPYLYMT; from the coding sequence ATGAACGCTAACGTATTAGTTTTAAATCAAGATTATCAGCCACTGAGTATTTGCTCAGTACAGCGCTCCATGAAGCTGATTTTTTTGGAGAAAGCTGAACTGCTTCATGATGATCCCGAGAAGGAATTACGTACTACCCGAAAGTCTTTTCAGTTTCCATCCGTTATCAGATTGAGAAGCTATATCCGCGTTCCCTACAGCAAAATCGTTCTTTCACGAAGAAATATTATGCGGCGTGATGATTTTACCTGCCAATACTGTGGTAAGAAATCTGACCTTACCATTGATCACATCATGCCCAAAAGCAGGGGCGGTAAAGATACCTGGGAAAACCTGACTACCGCCTGTGATAAGTGTAACGTGCATAAAGGAAATCGCACGCCAAGAGAAGCGAATATGCCGCTTAAGTCGAAGCCTTACCGACCCATTCCTATTACTTTTTTCCGAGACTCAAACGGTGGAGTACAGGAGCCGTGGAAACCTTATCTGTACATGACGTAG